Genomic segment of Triticum aestivum cultivar Chinese Spring chromosome 6A, IWGSC CS RefSeq v2.1, whole genome shotgun sequence:
agagggaaaggaaagggggggggggcgccggccccctctccttgtcctattcggactagggaggggaggggcgcgcggccacctcttgcctcttttcctcttctcccttagggcccatgtaggcccaataacccccgggggggttccggtaacccctcggtactccggtaaaatcccgatttcacccggaacaattccgatatccaaatataggcttccaatatatcgatctttatgtctcgaccatttcgagactcctcgtcatgtccatgatcacatccgggactccgaacaaccttcggttcatcaaaatacataaactcataatgaaactgtcatcgcaacattaagcgtgcggaccctacggttcgagaacaatgtagacatgaccgagacacgtctccggtcaataaccaatagcggaacctggatgctcatattggttcctacatattctacgaagatctttatcggtcagaccgcataacaacatacgctattccctttgtcatcggtatgttacttgcccgagattcgatcgtcggtatctcaatacctagttcaatctcgttaccggcaagtctctttactcgttccgtaatacatcatctcacaactaactcattagttgcaatgcttgcaaggcttatgtgatgtgcattaccgagagggcccagagatacctctccgacaatcggagttccaaatcctagtctcgaaatacgccaacccaacatgtacctttggagacacctgtagagcaccgttataatcacccagttacgttgtgacgtttggtagcacacaaagtgttcctccggcaaacgggagttgcataatctcatagtcataggaacatgtataagtcatgaagaaagcaatagcaacatactaaacgatcgggtgctaagctaatggaatgggtcatgtcaatcagatcattcaactaatgatgtgatcctgttaatcaaataacaactctttgtccatggttaggaaacataaccatctttgattaacgagctagtcaagtagaggcatactagtgacactctgtttgtctatgtattcacacatgtattatgtttccggttaatacaattctagcatgaataataaacatttatcatgatataaggaaataaataataactttattattgcctctagggcatatttcttttaggcctaccgattgaacccatccggacaaaggatgcatttactgctcagtgcggggttcttgttagggacaagatcccgatcagcatccaccaatggtttaagccggctaaagaagaccctgaggtgtcttatgtcaatgatatgcagaaagatgatctttggaatgagctgaaggcaaatttcaccctaccgctagaggaggatccggagaagccggtTATAAAGCCATTAATTAAGTCTGctactcttaagaagatggcagagctattcaggaggtggaagaatgagctgaaaaggtTTGTCGACCAAGAAGAGACACCacaattcatcggcaaatatgagaagatcagagatcaatggcccgcatttgtggcccacaagacatcggataagagtaagaagatgtcggagacaaacaagaaaaatgctgcaaagaagaagcttcaccatcgcacggggtcaggtggctacctcaaaggcCGGCCTAAGTGGGCAAAGGCTAAGACTGATctacttgataaagggatcgaaccagagacaatgaactggccagaccgttgccggaattggttcttcggggttggctgatccttggaccctgtaacagggaagtgcgtttggacggacgagcaacttgacaTACCCTTCAAGAAACTTCGGTACTATATCGATGCATCGCAGAAAGGGATGTtccttccagacagagagaacgacgagctcacaaaggccctcggaaatcctgggcaccctggacggacacaaggcacgccaggctccattccgtcgaaggctgggtttccggacgcaggcggttacaaatgccacgagaggaggaagaaagtgcagcagaccgaactgcaggcgctgcacgcaagggtacaagcgatagaggaacgagaagcaaatcgcagcaaacgacttgccgaagcttcccctgaagctaccccgccatctcagcggaggaGCAGCGTGgattccaccgagctgcttcagccggagcatgtcttgacggctcctgccagctatcccgtggatgctatcacggagtctcaaattgccaccttatgacacaatggattaatatgaaggtcaaggcggctgttggctctgtttttcctaatgaacccggcgcaacttttcactgccggccaattccagaaggatatgctaaggtgatggtggatgaaaaaacggagggatttgaggaccaccagcttgaccaccctaccggagaaggggagactcggctgggttcttctctgaagactccatgcctatggcggaaggagctcatcaaccttccgaactggacgcctccgcctcctcctcctcctccggcgagtcagggcactccgcctcctcctccggcgagtgacgatcagggcactcggccggctccttctccggcgcgtggcggcactccacctccttctctgcctgcgccggcgtgcccgagcagccagcctcctccttctccgcctcgtcagcaagggcggaagagacccgccgccgctccggcacctgctccggcgcgttgtagtccttctcctccgcctcgtaagcaagtaaagaagacgaCCGCTCCATttgctcggccggcgtctagcagtacagccagaggcgggaggacatacatattcggtccttctctgaagactccagagaagttaccatacgagaggaccccggaggagaacgcgaagatcgcgtgaaccgaagtggatgactggtttcaagggttgaaagcaaagagacatccacctccggaggagaaggtagatccggtgaaagcgaagcgcactctggctgccctggcaaaaccacccaagtctctgccgaaaggcaactatgagcgcattattggaaagacatgggcccaagcggagcggtcgggaagtacagtcagtgatcaaaggatgaaagaacgacgagcagctgggaaacaaattgcccagctcggcgaacaagggaatcaatcgtgcccccctctcaaggtgcctagcgacatcgtcgatccaaggatggtgcccggttatagcaatcttggagattacctgcccgacgatgtacattatgatttcatggacgtgcagatacacagatacgagtacgggaagcctctcgtcaaagatgaaagatctctatcaacgatgatgtgaagattgcatgattggtacttgaaaatctgcagagagtctgggggaggagtactttgtatgtgagagttaaaaaggagcatgacctcgttggaattgatctgttgcctattccatttgaggagttctatcagtttttcaatcaattggccctcgataaagcaacggtcacctgctactgtctgtaagtactactacttctgtcattaagtctctctatatagctcagctctttcattgcatgtatttataattatcctcactatattatgcagattcaagatcgccgaattgaagaaaagacaagtcggtgatattgggttcattaacacatatctcatagatgcaactgaggttaaatttcatgccgcagataccgaggccaacttgctatgatcattcaaaataaatgaacacaaagatataatactctttccttacaacttcaagtgagtgttactgtcttgtgcatattcggtttcccttatatgttagtccaggttatagtaatgtaattgatgagttatgcatgcgtgcgcaggtaccactatattctcctagagattaggcttgagcagggagtagtaactgtgttggactctaaacgaaaagatccccaggagtatgtggacatgactcaaatgctcgagaagtaagttaaatcgatcattatccaccatatcagcaactttgttcatttctgatatcaagtaattgttttctttgtctggcagggtttggagaaaattcaccagaaaagctccgggactaccgaaggagctggaatttagacacccgaaagtaagtactatagtagcatgttccgcgcatctcctagtgattcaagcgctagtttgatcaataccatttggcattcttgcttatcagtttgattgacctctatttcttgtaaagtggttgtggcaggaataagggaatgatttctgtggatactacgtttgcgattccatccgccacacgacctgtgagcggggctactctgacgaacaatatgaagtgcgtaaataacaatattcacaattttattttattagcatcatttgtgttgagtttcattcattcatatatatatgtattgacccccttcttcaaattagatgtttcggatgcgggatgaactcctaccaccagatcgcatgcgagcaattcaagaggaattggcggcattctttcttgaccacgtgattgcTGAAGACggagagaatactatgtggaccatgcgtccgtaatttaggagattatatttgtaagagataattattgtatatatgtagctggtagtgtcggacagatatacgagaacttgttgttcgaccaatctctcggagaaggagaggtggtcgatatcacttctctctgtatgcatatatgttcatgatgatcttctgtttccttcgtttgcttactagctagctagcgtgtctagtcctctcgtATGTAGTATAGTACGTATCGTCGACCAAACACGGAcatatataagagaggacacttctctctattaattagctagctaacacaatatatgaaatacctaaattaaccccccaaaatccccaacccccctccccctcaaaaaaaaaacaaaaactccagcaatagaaatgctgacgcgtggatgtctATTGGTCCCGCTTGGtggagtaaattgcacaaaaccaccactttgaaggctTGGTTTGTAGAAAACACTACGCTACATTTTTTGGCAGAAAACACCACCTCTAcggtaatctttttgcaaaaaccactgatcaGCGGATTGGAGCGTATTAAGTAtgtttatgacaggtgggtccagaTTTTGCCGATGTGGCATAACGGCTCTGCCAAAACGGCGTCAAACCGGACATGGGCTCCACCTGTCAGCTGGTTCTTCTTCTccaattctcctctatttctttcaCTGAAAAGTCAACTCCCTGTCTCGATCCCCTTTCCCATGAACACAGGCGTGCCCACCCAAGCCGATCCCGACCGCCGTCACACAGCCAGATTGCGTCGTCACAGCCAGCGTCGCCGACGAGCCCAGCGGCCCCTCCAGTTTCTCTCCCCTCCCTCTACTCCTACTGGCCGCCTGGATTGACCTTGTGTCGTAGTCGTGCAACGAATGAGCGCCATGGATGCCGCCGAGCTTCTCTCCCCTCCCTCTACGCAACGAACGAGTGCCATGGACGCCGTCGCTTCGCCGGCGAGCCCAGACTGCCCTCTGACTGCTCTCCCCTCCCTCTAATCGTCCTGCTCACCCGGATAGGCCCAGAGTCGCAGCCGCATGAAACGAGCGCCaaggacgccgccgcctcgccggcgcggCTACGCCGCCCGCGACGACCATCTCTACCCACGAAAAAGAGCTCGTCGCCTTCCATGATGCCCTCGACGTGGGACGCCGTCACCTCACCGGCTTGGCCACAACACCTGCGACGACCATCTCTGCCCGCGAAGAAGAGCTCATCGGCTGCGGCGGCCACGCCGCCCACGACGACCAACTCGGCCCTCCGAGAAGAGCTCTTCGTTGAGGCCTCGTCGCTGGCGCGGCCATGCCGCCCGCGAAGAAGAGCTCTTTGTTGGGGCTGCATCGCCGGCGCGGCCACGCCGTCCGCGAAGAAGAGCTCGTTCATGGACCTGATTGCTATTCTGATTTTGATGTAAGGGTCTCCTTGTAAAATACCTCATCTAACGTTGTTTCGGCAGAGCCGTTACGCCACGTCGGCAAAATCTGGACCCACTTGTCATAAACGTACTTAAAACGTTCTAATTCGCTGATCAGTGGTTTTTGTAAAAAGATTACCGTAGAGGTAATGTTTTTTGCCAAAAAAATGTAGCGtagtgttttctgcaaacctagcctttaaagtggtggttttgtgcaatttactccggttggtgccaccaaccgggaccaaaggccctcctgcgtgGGCTCAGCGCGCAAGCCACgtgaaggcccatctgtcccggttctgattagaaccgggactaaagggtcagggcattagtaacgaccctttaatcccggttcagAAACCGGAataaaaggcccttacaaaccggcacaataggcccgttttctactagtgggagtagaaaattgaaaaacaaagaaaaaaaaagcagATTGAACAGACCGACCCAGCGACCGGATTGGAAACAGCTAATGGCTGGGCCGTTGTTCCCGCCCGTAGTTGATTCCTATTAGGAATCGTTATTATTGTTTCTTAAAAAAAAGGAATCGTTATTACTGGCGGGCCCCGGTCGTCGACTCTGCGCCTCGCGTCTCGGTCGGAGTTGATGGATCCCCAGGCTGGAGGAGAACCGCCGGCCGCCGAAGGCTCGTCCAACTCGGCGCCGACGGCGAGGAAGAGGACTCCCGGGAGGTGGAGAAGGATCCCACGCGCCCACCCCTTCACGCCGAGTAAAACGCCGGAAGAAGCGGAGTTGTCAATGCTGAAAAACGCCGAGTTCATTGAGAACATGCGCGAGGAGGACTGCGATCTGCTCACGGAGCAGGACAGGCTCGACTTCCACGCCTTCAAGAAGAAGATGGGCCCTGCCATGCGCCTCATCGTCAAGTCCACGCTCgacaacaccttcttcaacccCATACAGTTCAGCGACACAAAGTAATTAATTAAAGAGACTTCTTCTCACTATAGCACTATCTCCTATTCCATCTACAAGGAAATCTAGGTCAACTCCTACCTAGTACAAGTTAATCCTTATCAACTGTAAATTAAAAATCTGATCTCTGATTCCAGTTTTTATCATTATTACCATAATCTGTATGTTTTTGGTTTCTTTTCATTTGTCATATCTATGCAGAATTGAACTATATTTTGGGGTCATTATTTTTACAAGCGAATCACTTGATTAACCATTGTACCTGCAGGGAGGAGCACCTGAGCGCCGAGGACATGGAAGCACAAATATCAGCACGATTTCCTGATCGCAAGCCTTGCCAACAAGCAAAAGACTTTGCTGAACTTGCTCTGGCGCACTACAATGAGAAGAACAAGACGGTCAGCAAACAACTCATTATTTTCTTGCCATCTCAATATCTCTTGCTTTTTTTTAGACAATCTCAATATCTCTTGCTGAACTTGCTCTGAAGTACTATTATTTAACTTACTCGCGAATTGTTTCTTGAAAAAATGTTACAAACAGAGCGGGTTTGAGTTGGCCACGACTCTGCTATCGAATTGCTTCTCTGAGTCGTCTGGGGACATTTATGGCCATGTTAATTTCACCGCCGTTCCTAAGAAGCAGACTGCTTCAAAGACCAAGAGGCTGTGCTTTGCTGAGCTTATGCATACTCCAAGCCTTGAAGCATATGCAAGGGCTCAGCCTATGCGCGTGCTGCGTGTGTGCACCATTGATGATGATTCTTGTTATGGTATGTATTTCAACCCTCTTAATGTATTTTTTCTATGGCCAAGCTGTTAATTTTCTGATATAGTATTGAAGTGATACCTGATGCAAGGAAGATGGAAGGGACAGCCAAAACATAAGTAGACTTGCAATGAATCCACAATTCATAAAATCCATGGGCAGTTGGGACAAAGGCATATATAAGCCTATTCTTATATATATTCTCTGTTTGCAAAGATTTGGTGGGTGTTTCCATTGCACTAACATAAGAGTGTCACTGGACATACACGAACTAGTTGGCCTCGGCGTTATACTGCGACATACATGTATTTATCACTGCTGTATAAGTAGGGAAACTAACATGTTTTACTCCTTACATACGAAATAGCAGGCCTCAGTTTTATACTGTCGACATATATATGTACTACTGATCATTGGCTCAGGCTCATTGCTGCACCAGTAAACAAAATAACATGTTGTTTTCCTCAAATGTGTATGTGCAAGGTTGATCTGTTACTAAGTTAACACAAAGCATCACTTGGATGACCTTTTGCAAGAAAATAAATGAAAAGCTTAGCATTATATTTTGGATGTATTATATTCTTTGTCTGACCATCAACTTTATATTTGAATATCTGTTGAGTGTTGGTGATTGATGTTGTCGCGTTGTAGGTGGGTGCCATGAGATATTTAGAAAGATTGATAACAAGAGGAGTGATGACATGGATTATGAGCGCTGTCACGCGTGTAGCGACCGTATCAAGCATCCGAACGGGCAACTGTTTGATGGAGGGCATAACAGCAGCAGGATGCCATACTACTCTGCCTAACCTAAGCATTTTATGTGCATCGTTGAAAAGACGGAAGTAGTCAAGTGTTGGGAACTTGGATGCATCTCACTGCAGTGAATTTATAATGTATGCTGCCAGTGCATGGATAAGTAATGCTTGTATTATAGCTAGTACTGCATCGGTGATGCTAAGTTATTGTACGTGGCGTGTGGGTAATATTAATAAGTTAATCTAATGTGTGTCAAATCTGAAAGAACTTTCCGTCTAAGGTTAGGCAGCCCATtactttttttcatatatataaacgGTGATATTAGTGAATTTATGCGTGTTCGGTAGAGTGTCCGGATCAGTAAGACTTGTTTCGTATCAAGAATTTGCACTTTGTTTACCAACTGTCGTATGCGTCGAAGAGGGAAAagtgaaagaaaaaaaactgaCCAATGATGCCTCACAAAACTGAGAAACCTTGTGAAATGTCTTCAGGATTGTCCTAAACACATTGAAACATTGACAAAAATTATGAAACCTACCCGATATTAAACTCATAATAAAAGACAATGAGCAACATCCTAATGGTATTTCATTTACACATTTTGAAACCTGACACGAAAGTGCGCCGAAGTTACTTATTTTTACAAATTCTTCTTTTCTTACTAACTGAATTACTTTGATTTTTAAAATAAATTGAATATGTGGGGTAAAAGCACTCAATTCGCTTTATGATATGATGATCTAATGACTTTTGGCCTATATGTGACTGTACTTTTGTGGATCATGTCTGTGGCTCATTATTGTAAATGTGATTCGAGACTATAAGTGTGAATCCTTTTTTTTCTAGAAATAAGGTCATGTAAATAAGTTACACCATTGCCTTAAATTGATATGACCCACACGTCTATTAGGGAGCTACTTCATTGCAGGAGGGGATGCTCAGAACAATATATGGAGTACTGAGCTGCATGGAATCAACATGGTTGTTGGATCAAATGATATTCAAACATTAATGTAACAACTCTCCTATATTTATATATAAAAGCATGAAAAGAGAGATGGGAATTTACTATTAtccaaaaataaaaatattttctgtGTGCATGTGCGCACCTAAGTCGAGAACGGAGTAGAATAAGCCTTCGCTAGGTTCCTATCAGCATAACGTGTACACACGCAATGTACATAGTTTATGCGCTTTGCTAGAGTTACTTTCTACAATGACGTAGGAATCCACGGGGAATCTTGGACTAGGAAGGATCAGGATTTGCAACCATGCTAGTTATGGTCTGTCTACGAAGTAACGATCATGTTTAAGAATTTGACAACTAACTAACGCGTCTAGCCAATTCAGTGGGTTATGGGCTGACCCTCAACAAACTAGGCCCGAGTTAAGGTTTGGTTGTTGTAGAGGGCTTGACCTAGCTGCATGTGCATGTTATTAGAACTATGTATCTTGGAAACTCAAATAGAGGGAACTAGAGCCGAGAACATGGCTGGTTCTTTAGGGTTTAATAAAAGTTTTGCAGTTAGTAATTCTGGTAGAAGTGGTGGTTTGGGAGTTTTTTGGAATGAAGAAATGAAGTTGGACATTGTTGGTTATTCTCAGTACCATATTGATGCCGTGATTGATGATCTAGCAGACGTGAAAATAAGGGTTACCTTTGTCTATGGAGAAGCACAAGTAAACGCAAGATATAACACTTGGGACATGCTTAGGGGAATCGTGGGCGCTAGCGATATACCCTGGCTCGTTCTAGGAGATTTCAATGAAGTTCTGCATGCTCACGAACACGACGGAGTTGGAAACAGGAGCCAAGCTCAGATGGATGCTTTTAGGGACGCGCTTGATACTTGCGGTCTTATGGACATAGGCTATTCTGGAATAGGATGGACCTTTCAGAAGAAAGTGACTGGAGGCACATATACGCGTGTTCGACTTGACCAGGGAGTGGCgaacccggcctggaccatagcgTTTCCATCAACCATAGTCGAGCACAAAAGTGCGGCCACAAGCGATCACGTACCCATCTACGTGAGGCTGGTGCATGACGCATGCAGGAGGGCACCTCGCTCTTTTAAATATGAAATCGCCTGGGAGCGTGATCCGGGGCTGCAGCCCATGGTCCAGGGTGCATGGGCGAATGGAGCGGGGGATTCTGTTCTCTCAATCAGCGACAAGCTACAGTCCTTGTCTTCCGATTTGTCTGCATGGGATAGGACCCACTTTGGGAATGTTCGCCGCGAGATCCAGCGCATGAAAAGAGAGCTACAGGAGTTGCGCGAATCCCCAAATAGATCTGGCCCTGTTCATATTGAGCTCAAAATAATAGAAAGGCTAACCGAACTATATCACAGAGAAGAAATCTTATGGCGCCAACGAGCACGTGTTGAATGGTTAATGCAGGGAGATAAGAATACGTATTTTTTTCACCTACGGGCGAGTCGCAGAAGAAGGAAGAACCAGATCAAGGCCCTTCAGAGACCCAATGGAGAGCTCACAGAAAATGTTCCGGAGATGGAAAACTTGACTAACACTTTTTACAGGGACTTGTACACCTCGGAGGGCGTGCATGATATGGAACAGGTTCTTGAAACAGTTCCTACCAAAGTCACCGCAGCGATGAACGAGTCTCTGAATGCTCCTTATAGTCAGAATGAAGTCAAGGTAGCTCTGTTTCAGATGTATCCCACTAAGGCTCCAGGTCCGGATGGTTTCCCGGCGCATTTCTTTCAGCACCATTGGGACACGTGTGGGGGAGATGTCACCTCAGCAGTCCTCCGGATTGTCGAAGGAACGGAATCAGCGGAGTGCATTAATGATACTGTTTTGGTCCTGATCCCAAAGGTAAAAAAACCCCACGCTACTTTCTCAATTTCGTCCAATTAGTTTGTGCAACGTCTTGTACAAGACTGCATCAAAGGTGATCGCCAACAGATTGAAGCTTGCCCTTCCTGAAATTATATCTGAGGAGCAGTCAGCTTTTGTCCCGGGACGTCTGATAACAGACAACATCATCACAGCATACGGATGCTTGCATTTCATGAAGAGGAATAAGGCCAAGAAACACCAGTCCTGTGCGCTCAAATTGGACATGATGAAAGCATACGACAGGGTGGAATGGCCGTACTTGCAAGCTATAATGCTTAAACTGGGCTTCAGTTCCAGGTGGGTTGATATAGTAATGAGCCTGGTATCCACAGNNNNNNNNNNNNNACTTTCTCGGTGATGTTCAATGGAAAGAAACTTCAAAGTTTTAAACCTTCACGTGGTATCCGACAAGGGGATCCGATTtctccatacttgttcttgcttgcagcagagggcctttcgtgcctgttAAAATCTAAAAGTGAGTCATCCAACTTGAGTGGTTTACAGGTTGCTACTACGGCGCCGCCAGTGAGCCACCTCCTATTCGCTGATAACAGCCTGCTGTTCTTTAAAGCAAATAGTGTGGGGGCTAACGAGGTGTACCATGTCTTGGATACTTACTGTCAGGCGACGGGGCAACGGATAAACAATGCAAAATCATCCATATATTTCAGCAAGGGTGTTCCTGACTCGGTAAGACAAGAGGTTAAAGATATACTTCAAGTCCCAAATGAGACTCTCAATGAGAAATACTTGGGGATGCCTTCTGACATAGGGTGTTCAAAGAATGGAGCTTTTAAGTACCTTAAAGATCGACTGTGGAGCAAGGTTCAGGGCTGGATTGAACGCACAATCTCCTCGGCCGAGATGGAAGTGCTAGTCAAGTCTGTGGCCCAAGGAGTGCCGGTTTTCTCTATGTCATGTTTTAAGCTTCCCAGAGGCCTATGTGAACATCTCAACATGCTTATCAGGAAGTTCTGGTGGGGAAGTAAGGAAGGAAAACGAAAGCCTCATTGGGTGTCATGGAAAACGATGACACAACCCAAGGGCATGGGGGGCTTAGGATTCAAAGACTTTGAGCTCTTTAACCTAGCAATGTTGGCAAAACAAGCATGGAGACTATTGCAGTATCCCGAGACCTTGAGTGCATGTATTCTCAAGAGCATTTATTATCCCAACTCGGACATTCTTGAGGCTGCGTTGGGTGGACACCCTAGCCAAGTATGGCGTGCTATTATTGAAGGAAGGGACACCCTTCGGCAGGGGTTGATTAAAAGAATCGGGAACGGGGAAGCAACAGAAATATGGAATCAGAATTGGCTCCCTAGAGAGGGAATGTTTCGCCCATATGGTTGTACAAAACCGAATCCACCGGCCAAAGtttccgagctcatcataagcgCTACTGCCTCCTGGAATAGACAGGTTATTCAAGATAATTTCATGCCCATCGATGCACAGGTTATCCTTGCGATCCCATTATGTACCCGTAACATACCTGATTTCTGGGCGTGGCATTATGAGAAGCATGGAGTCTTTTCGGTTAAGTCAGCTTACAAAATGCTGGTAGCGACAAAGTTAAGAAGGGAAGCATGGCTTGAGGGAGCGGCCGGAACCTCAAATGCAGTTGCAGAAGAGGGATCTTGGAAAAGATTATGGAAGACGGAAGTTCCAGGGAAGATTCGGATGTTTTTATGGCGCCTATCAAAACATTCTTTGCCAACGAATGATGTGAGGGTACATCGCCACATGGCTGACTCCGATCAATGTAGCTTATGTGGAGCGCGGGACTCTTGGCGTCACTCTCTGCTAGAGTGCTCATCTTCAAGAAGTGTGTGGGCTCTTATGGAGGAGGATATCACACATCAAATCATATAGAACAAGGAACCAAGTGCAAGACAATGGCTGTTTTCACTAATGCAAC
This window contains:
- the LOC123128651 gene encoding uncharacterized protein translates to MDPQAGGEPPAAEGSSNSAPTARKRTPGRWRRIPRAHPFTPSKTPEEAELSMLKNAEFIENMREEDCDLLTEQDRLDFHAFKKKMGPAMRLIVKSTLDNTFFNPIQFSDTKEEHLSAEDMEAQISARFPDRKPCQQAKDFAELALAHYNEKNKTSGFELATTLLSNCFSESSGDIYGHVNFTAVPKKQTASKTKRLCFAELMHTPSLEAYARAQPMRVLRVCTIDDDSCYGGCHEIFRKIDNKRSDDMDYERCHACSDRIKHPNGQLFDGGHNSSRMPYYSA